The genomic DNA TAGAAATCTGTACTCAGTATCTTTGATGGCTATTTCGTCGCCAATTAGAGATGGACCCCGGAATTCGGACAGTGGGTTAAGGTGTAAAATACCACACTGACTGAAGGAGGGTTCACGCATGAGCAGGACGAAGCGCAAGAGGTATTCGGCTGAGTTCAAGGCCAAGGTGGCCTTGGAGGCCCTGAAGGGCGAGAGCACGATCCACGAGTTGGCGGCCCGGTTTGAGATTCATCCCAACATGGTGGCGCAGTGGAAGCGGCAGGCTGTGGAACGCATGGACACTCTGTTCAGCAGCAAGGCCGACCACAGTGAAATCTCCCGCGAGTCAGAGATCAAGGAGCTTCACGCCAAGATCGGGCAGCTCACGGTGGAGCGTGATTTTTTGGCCAAGGCCTTCGGTCGCTGAGCCACGCCCGGAGGAAGGAGATGGTCGAGAGGAATCACCCGAGGCTCAGCGTTGCCCGGCAATGCCATCTGCTCTCTATCAGCCGCTCCTCGTTCTATTACGAGGCTACAGGGGAGGATCCTCTCAACCTGAAGCTCATGCGCCTGATAGACGAGCAGTTTCTTGAGGACCCCTCGTATGGGGCTCGCCAGATGAAACGGCACCTGCACCGGCTGGGATACTGTGTAGGGCGAAAGAGGGTCCGCCGCCTGATGCGCAAGATGGGACTCATGCCGGTTTATCAGAAGCCCAGGACGAGCAAACCCCATCCGGAGCACAAAATGTATCCGTATCTCCTGAGAGGGCTCGATATAAAGAGGCCCAACCAGGTCTGGTGCGCCGACGTGACGTACATACCGATGAGGCGAGGCTTTCTGTATCTGGTGGCGGTCATGGACTGGTGGAGCCGGAAGGTGCTGAGTTGGCGGCTTTCAAATACGCTTGAGGCTGACTTCTGCGTGGCGGCACTTGAGGAGGCGCTTTCGAAGTACGGCACACCGGAGATATTCAACACGGACCAGGGCGGGCAGTTCACGAGCCTTGATTTTACCCAGACGCTCAAGGACGCGGGCGTGAACATCTCCATGGACGGCAGGGGACGGTGGATGGATAACGTCATGGTGGAGCGGCTCTGGCGGACCCTGAAATACGGGTGCATCTACATCAACACGTTTGAGACAGGCGGCGAGGTCCGAGAAGGGCTCGGGAACTGGTTCGAGCGGTACAACAGGCAGCGGCCCCATTCGAGCCTTGATGGCCGGACACCCTATGAGGCATACTGGGGTCTGCCCCTTCCAGGCTACGGAGCAATGCAGAAGGCGGCATGATGAATGGTGGTTTCCACCTTAAGGCAGCCGCCAAACTGTCCGACAAATGGGGTCCACCTCTAGTCTCTTGATTAATAGATTATCAAAAAGGTCCAATTAACTGTAACCAAAATGTAGCCAAAATCTACTTAAGGGAATGGAACACATGGAAAATATAGTAAACAATGGAAGAGTAAACTTGTTGCTTTATAATGATATTTTAAAAAATTGCAGGTAAAAGGCCCACTTTCGAAAAGCTCAATTTGAGACTTTCGAGGCGGTAACAGGGGTTCAAATCCCCTTGGGACGCCAGAAAAATCAAGGGGTTGCGGCAGCCGCAACCCCTTTTCATTGTTCCTGTGCCTCTTGGAGGAAAACATCGCAACTAAGCCGGGGCGCGTGGTTCAACAGGCTATGGGCAGTCTGCTCCGGGGAGACAACATGGATAGAACCCTTTCCCGAGGCTCCACGTCTGGCTTTGAAGGTGGTACAATGATTTCGGGCAGGTCAGGCGGAGAAGCTTTTCCATATCCCGTAAGGAGCCTCGAGCTCATGTCCTTTGTGCCACCCAT from Nitrospirota bacterium includes the following:
- a CDS encoding IS3 family transposase (programmed frameshift); the protein is MSRTKRKRYSAEFKAKVALEALKGESTIHELAARFEIHPNMVAQWKRQAVERMDTLFSSKADHSEISRESEIKELHAKIGQLTVERDFLAKGLRSLSHARRKEMVERNHPRLSVARQCHLLSISRSSFYYEATGEDPLNLKLMRLIDEQFLEDPSYGARQMKRHLHRLGYCVGRKRVRRLMRKMGLMPVYQKPRTSKPHPEHKMYPYLLRGLDIKRPNQVWCADVTYIPMRRGFLYLVAVMDWWSRKVLSWRLSNTLEADFCVAALEEALSKYGTPEIFNTDQGGQFTSLDFTQTLKDAGVNISMDGRGRWMDNVMVERLWRTLKYGCIYINTFETGGEVREGLGNWFERYNRQRPHSSLDGRTPYEAYWGLPLPGYGAMQKAA